Genomic DNA from Flavobacterium sp. N502540:
AGTCAGCCAGGAATTTCCTCCCTCCCAACCTTTCACGTTAACCTGATTGTACAAATCCATTCCTTGCTGCTTCAGAAAAAACAAAATCATACCGTCATCAAGATCGTCAATATGCAGTTCATCTAAAAGCTGTAAAATGTAAACTAACGGATCTTTGATTTTTGTTCCTGAATTCTCTTTCTTGTATTCTTCGGTAAAAATTTTGGTTAACAAAGGCTGTATTTCAAATTTCACTTCCCTAAAATAATCCCCATAATAGGTCACCAAATCTGCAGGTGGATTGTCATAAATGAACCATTCCAAAATTTTTCGGGTAATGAGATATGGAATGTTTTTCTGTTCGAAAATAATATCGACCAAATCATCTGCTTTCCAGTTTCCGGTTTTACCAAAATACGTTTTGTCTGTATCATCTTCAGCAAACCGCCTGTAAGCAGCTCTGTTGTCGCCATAATTGAGTCCGGCCAGAGCTCTTGCACCGTTCTTAATGTCGTTTTCGGTGTAGTTTCCAATTCCAATGGTGAACAATTCCAATAATTCACGACTGAGATTCTCGTTATATTTCCCTTTTTTGTTATCGACATTATCCAGATACTTCACCATAGCATTCGATTTTATGATTTGCTTGGTAAGCTCTTTAAAGTTTCCAAAGGCATGTTCCCGTAAAATCATATTGTGCTGGTAAATCCAGTAATTGACTTTTACTTTTTGAGAAGTAGAGACAAAGTGATTGTGCCAAAAGCAAACCATGTTCTCCCGTAATGGAAATTCGTCATTACGCATTTTTCCAATCCACCATTTTCTCAACTCCACAGCGGAGTAGAATTCTTTTTTCAGAACTTTCTTTTTTTCCTCTGAATCTGCCGTTTTAATAGACTCTTTAAGTTCTTTGAGTTCTAATAATGTTTTGGGATCATCTTCCAGAAAAGCGGGGAGCTGGGTATCAAATTTAGATTGATAAGACTGCTTCAGGAATTTTTCTATTCCCAATTTTTCAATCGCATCGGATTCCTTTCCGGAAAAACCCAATCGCAATGACCAAAGATTGCTTTTTTTCATAATTCAGAAATTATTACAATAAGACTTGACTTTCTCTTAAAGGTTTAAAGAGAAGGTTCTGAGATGCTTAGTTACTAAGGTGCTAAGGCTTTAAAATCTTTGGTAATAATTAGAACGAGGTATTTTTGGGGATATTGTATTTGATTTGTCAGCAGCTTTAACTGAAGGTTAAAATACAATCATAGAAAAACTTTAGCTAAAACATTTCGGCTAAAGCCATCTTAAAAAAACCTGAAAACCTCCAGCTAAAGCTGGTGGCAATCCAACATCTCGTTTCTCTATCCTGACAATAAAATAGTCTCCATAAAAAAAGCAGCTATCATTACAATAACTGCTTTCTATTAATTAAGAATAATCTTTTCTCTTTACTCTATTTTCTTTCTTCTGAAAATCATTAAGATCCACACATTTCACAATCTTCAGGATCTCCAGCTTGTGCTTTTAGCAACATTGCTTTATAATCCTCAACGCTGATTGGTTCCGTTTCTGCAACTAATGTTGGAGCTGTTTCTTCTTTTTTATCATTATTCAGCGTGAATTTAATCGCATCAACTGCTGATTTTGTTCTTAGGTAATACATTCCCGTTTTTAAACCTGACTGCCAAGCATAGAAGTGCATTGACGTTAGTTTAGAGTAGTTAGCATCCTGCATGAACAAGTTCAACGATTGAGACTGATCAATGAAATACCCTCTTTGACGTGACATATCGATAATGTCTTTCATCGACATTTCCCAAACTGTTTTATAAAGATCTTTTAAATCTTGTGGGATAATATCAATGTTTTGAACAGATCCGTTATGACGCATAATTTCTTGTTTCAAATCTTCGTTCCACAAACCTCTGTCTACTAAATCATGAAGTAAATGTTTGTTTACTACGATGAATTCTCCAGACAATACACGACGTGTATAAATGTTTGAGGTATACGGTTCGAAAGCTTCATTGTTTCCAAGAATCTGCGAAGTCGAAGCTGTTGGCATTGGCGCAACCAATAATGAGTTACGAACTCCGTGCTCCATTACTTCTTTTCTTAAAGAAGCCCAGTCCCAACGACCTGATAATTCTTCATCTTTCAATCCCCACATATTGTATTGGAATTCTCCCTGTGACATTGGAGAACCTGCGAAAGTTGAATACGGACCTTCTTCTTTTGCCATTTCCATAGAAGCGGTTACAGCTGCAAAGTATAAAGTTTCGAAAATTTCCTGATTTAATGCTTTAGCCTGATCACTTGTAAAAGGCATACGCAACATGATGAAAGCATCGGCTAAACCTTGCACTCCTAATCCTACCGGACGGTGACGAAGGTTAGAATTTTCAGCTTCTTTAACCGGGTAATAGTTTCTGTCAATTACCTTGTTCAGGTTACGGGTTACACGTTTCGTAACATTGTAAAGTGCTTCGTGATCGAATTTTCCGTTATCAATAAACATTGGTAATGAAATAGAAGCCAGGTTACAAACTGCAATTTCATCTTTAGAAGTGTACTCCATAATCTCAGTACACAAGTTAGACGAACGAATGGTTCCTAAATTCTTGTGATTTGATTTACGGTTTGCTGCATCTTTGTACAACATATATGGTGTTCCCGTTTCGATTTGTGATTCGAGGATTTTCTCCCATAATTCACGTGCACGAATCGTTTTTCTACCTTTTCCTCTAAATTCATAATCGGTATACAATGCTTCAAATTCTTCTCCATAAACATCGTACAGCCCAGGACACTCATTAGGACACATTAAAGTCCAGGTAGTATCTTCCTGTACACGTTTCATGAATAAATCTGAAGTCCACATCGCGAAGAATAAATCTCTCGCACGCATTTCTTCTTTTCCTGTATTTTTCTTTAAATCTAAGAAATCAAAGATATCAGCATGCCAGGTTTCGATGTAAATCGCAAAACTTCCTTTGCGTTTTCCACCACCTTGGTCTACATAACGTGCGGTATCGTTGAAAACTCTCAACATCGGAACAATTCCGTTTGAAGTTCCATTTGTACCACGAATGTATGATCCCGTCGCACGAACGTTATGAATAGAAAGTCCAATTCCTCCCGCGGATTGGGAGATTTTAGCCGTTTGTTTTAAAGTATCATAAATCCCATCAATACTATCGTCCTGCATAGCCAATAGGAAACAAGATGACATTTGTGGTTTTGGAGTTCCGGCATTAAACAACGTTGGCGTTGCATGCGTGAAGAACTTTTTAGACATTAAGTCGTAGGTTTCAATTACAGCTTTTAAATCGTCAAGGTGAATACCAACCGAAACACGCATTAACATATGCTGCGGTCTTTCGACGATTTTACCGTTTATTTTTAACAGATAAGAACGCTCTAAGGTTTTAAAACCAAAGTAATCGTAATTAAAGTCTCTTGTGTAAATGATATGCGAATCTAAGAAAGCAGAGTTTTCCTGAATTACTTTAAATACTTCATCCGAAAGCAACGGAGCATCTTGTCCGTTTCTTGGATTTACGTAATTGTACATATCCTTCATCGTTTCTGAGAACGATTTCTTGGTATTGGAATGTAGATTTGAAATTGCCACACGTGCCGCCAATTGTGCATAATCAGGATGCGCAATCGTCATAGAAGCTGCCGTTTCTGCCGCAAGATTATCCAACTCAGAAGTCGAAACCCCATCGTACAATCCTTCAATAACCCTCATCGCCACCTTAACAGGATCTACAAGTTCATTTAAACCATAACACAATTTTTTGATTCTTTCTGTAATCTTATCAAACATTACCGGCTCTTTATGGCCATCTCTTTTTACTACATACATAAGCTTACTTTTTTAGTTATTGAAAAAATGAAAGTCTCGGGAATAACGATTTCCAAGGCTTAAACATTGTGTGTTTTTAAATTATTTTTTGAGAATTGCAGGATTCTCAATAGTTGTCTGTTTCCAGTTTGAAAAACAAACTGAAAGGCATTAAAAATTGCACTTGAATCAACGATTTGGGATGAAGATTCAATCTTATAAAATGATTTATTTTTTTAGTGTTTTGGTATACACTAAATTTATTGCTGTTGTCTAAAAATCTGCATCAAATGAAATTTTCTGAGCATCACTGTCTGTGTTCATCACACCTGATTTTTGATACTCCGCAACACGTTTTTCAAAGAAATTAGTTTTTCCCTGAAGAGAGATCATGTCCATGAAATCGAACGGATTCGCTGATCCATACACACGCTCGCAACCTAATTCTACTAATAATCTATCCGCAACAAACTCTAGATATTGCGTCATTAAAGTAGCATTCATTCCTATTAAACTTACCGGAAGAGATTCTGTTACAAACTCTCTTTCGATATTTAAAGCATCAACGATGATTTCTTTAATTCTGTCTTTTGGCACTTTATTAACCAGGTGATGATTGTGTAAATGCACTGCAAAATCGCAGTGTACACCTTCGTCACGCGAAATCAATTCATTCGAAAAAGTTAAACCTGGCATTAAACCGCGTTTTTTCAACCAATAAATTGAACAGAAAGCACCTGAGAAAAAGATCCCCTCTACTGCTGCAAAAGCAATTAGTCTTTCAGCAAACGAATCTGATTCGATCCATTTTAAAGCCCATTCTGCTTTTTTGCCAATTGCAGGAAAAACTTCTAAAGCATTAAACAATTCCGCTTTCTCTGCTTCATCTTTTACATAGGTATCAATTAATAAAGAATAAGTCTCACTATGAATATTCTCCATCATAATTTGAAAACCATAGAAAAATTTAGCTTCGGCATATTGAACTTCATTTACAAAGTTCTCTGCAAGGTTTTCATTTACAATTCCATCAGAAGCTGCAAAAAAAGCTAAAATGTGTTTGATAAAGTATCTTTCGTCGTCACTTAATTTATTATTCCAGTCAGTCAAGTCTTGGTGCAAATCGATTTCTTCGGCAGTCCAGAAACTAGCCTCCATCTTTTTGTACCATTCCCAAATATCATGATGTTTAATTGGGAAAATAACGAAACGATTTTTGTTTTCTTGTAATATTGGCTCGACTTGTAACATGAAATTTTTCTTTAATTTTTATACTAAATTTTAGCTCATTCAGTAGACTACAAAGATTGTCATTTGTTGCCTAAAATAAAAGCCAAACTTATTCACAATCGGACGTAGTTTTTAACAAAGCAGTAAAAATGAGATATTTTTCAGACAATAATTAAACTACTGAAAACAAGCAAATTAATATTAAATTTCATCTCATTTTCGGAAGTAAAATATAGAATTTTTGAAATAAAAAGCAAGAAAATTTTAAATGTTTTTAAAAGTTTTTACCTGACTTCTTAAATGTTTTTTTAATCAAAATCTGAGCACTTCCCAGCAATGGTAATGGCTACCGATTTTTTATGATTTTTTGAGTTCTTCCGCAACTTTTTCAAGCTCCAAATACCAATCCTCTCCAAAGCGGCGAATTAATGCTTCTTTGACAAATTTATACACCGGAACTTCCAACTCTTTACCTAAAGAGCAGGCATCGTCGCAAATGTCCCACTTGTCATAGTTTACAGCAGCGAACTCTGTAAAGTCTTTCACCCTTATTGGATATAAATGACAGGAAACAGGTTTTTTCCAGTCTACGATTCCCTGATTGTACGCCTGCTCAATTCCGCAAAGCGCGGTCTTGCCATCAAAAATAACATAGGCACAGTCTTTATTATCAATCAGAGTCGTTTCAAGATCACCATCCGTTCCTTTTACCCAGGTTCCCTGAGCTTCGATGGCAGCAATCCCTTCTTTTCGCAAGAAAGGCTTTACCTTAGGATAGATTTCTTCCAGAATTTTA
This window encodes:
- a CDS encoding ribonucleoside-diphosphate reductase subunit alpha, translated to MYVVKRDGHKEPVMFDKITERIKKLCYGLNELVDPVKVAMRVIEGLYDGVSTSELDNLAAETAASMTIAHPDYAQLAARVAISNLHSNTKKSFSETMKDMYNYVNPRNGQDAPLLSDEVFKVIQENSAFLDSHIIYTRDFNYDYFGFKTLERSYLLKINGKIVERPQHMLMRVSVGIHLDDLKAVIETYDLMSKKFFTHATPTLFNAGTPKPQMSSCFLLAMQDDSIDGIYDTLKQTAKISQSAGGIGLSIHNVRATGSYIRGTNGTSNGIVPMLRVFNDTARYVDQGGGKRKGSFAIYIETWHADIFDFLDLKKNTGKEEMRARDLFFAMWTSDLFMKRVQEDTTWTLMCPNECPGLYDVYGEEFEALYTDYEFRGKGRKTIRARELWEKILESQIETGTPYMLYKDAANRKSNHKNLGTIRSSNLCTEIMEYTSKDEIAVCNLASISLPMFIDNGKFDHEALYNVTKRVTRNLNKVIDRNYYPVKEAENSNLRHRPVGLGVQGLADAFIMLRMPFTSDQAKALNQEIFETLYFAAVTASMEMAKEEGPYSTFAGSPMSQGEFQYNMWGLKDEELSGRWDWASLRKEVMEHGVRNSLLVAPMPTASTSQILGNNEAFEPYTSNIYTRRVLSGEFIVVNKHLLHDLVDRGLWNEDLKQEIMRHNGSVQNIDIIPQDLKDLYKTVWEMSMKDIIDMSRQRGYFIDQSQSLNLFMQDANYSKLTSMHFYAWQSGLKTGMYYLRTKSAVDAIKFTLNNDKKEETAPTLVAETEPISVEDYKAMLLKAQAGDPEDCEMCGS
- a CDS encoding DUF3109 family protein yields the protein MFQLGKTIISEDILEKEFVCNLSACKGACCVDGDAGAPLSEAETKILEEIYPKVKPFLRKEGIAAIEAQGTWVKGTDGDLETTLIDNKDCAYVIFDGKTALCGIEQAYNQGIVDWKKPVSCHLYPIRVKDFTEFAAVNYDKWDICDDACSLGKELEVPVYKFVKEALIRRFGEDWYLELEKVAEELKKS
- a CDS encoding ribonucleotide-diphosphate reductase subunit beta produces the protein MLQVEPILQENKNRFVIFPIKHHDIWEWYKKMEASFWTAEEIDLHQDLTDWNNKLSDDERYFIKHILAFFAASDGIVNENLAENFVNEVQYAEAKFFYGFQIMMENIHSETYSLLIDTYVKDEAEKAELFNALEVFPAIGKKAEWALKWIESDSFAERLIAFAAVEGIFFSGAFCSIYWLKKRGLMPGLTFSNELISRDEGVHCDFAVHLHNHHLVNKVPKDRIKEIIVDALNIEREFVTESLPVSLIGMNATLMTQYLEFVADRLLVELGCERVYGSANPFDFMDMISLQGKTNFFEKRVAEYQKSGVMNTDSDAQKISFDADF
- a CDS encoding DUF1800 domain-containing protein — translated: MKKSNLWSLRLGFSGKESDAIEKLGIEKFLKQSYQSKFDTQLPAFLEDDPKTLLELKELKESIKTADSEEKKKVLKKEFYSAVELRKWWIGKMRNDEFPLRENMVCFWHNHFVSTSQKVKVNYWIYQHNMILREHAFGNFKELTKQIIKSNAMVKYLDNVDNKKGKYNENLSRELLELFTIGIGNYTENDIKNGARALAGLNYGDNRAAYRRFAEDDTDKTYFGKTGNWKADDLVDIIFEQKNIPYLITRKILEWFIYDNPPADLVTYYGDYFREVKFEIQPLLTKIFTEEYKKENSGTKIKDPLVYILQLLDELHIDDLDDGMILFFLKQQGMDLYNQVNVKGWEGGNSWLTSQIYLQRNNTADLLCSGKSITRKTLNTMTADDEKPKPQFEKVDVKINFDTNGTNKTIITELSNRLLFKVNDSMQKDMENLLKYDFDPKEEHANFAVIRLFNYITKLPEYQLI